The Blattabacterium cuenoti genome includes the window ACAACATAGAGGACAAGAAGCTTGTGGTTTTTCGGTTTTACGAGATGGATTTATTATATCACATAAAAGCGAAGGACTTGTTTTAGATTTTTTTAGAAAAATTTCAAATTCTGAATGTTATCATGGAAATGCTGTGATTGGACATACTCGTTATTCTACAGAAGGAGGACAAAGTAAAAAAAATATTCAACCTTTTTTTGGAGAAGATCCTTATGGAAAAAGTATTATATCTATAGTCCATAATGGAAATTTAGTCAATGCTACAAATATTCGTAACAAATTGGAATCCAAAGGAATAAATTTTATATCCGAATACTCAGATTCAGAAGTCATTTTACGTTTAATACAAAAATATTTATCAGAATCTGATAACAGTTTAGAAAAAGCGATTCAAAAAACAACTATTGATATTAAAGGAGCTTATTCTGTGATTGTACTTATGGATAATAAAATGGCTGCATTTAGAGATCCAAACGGAATACGTCCTTTATGTTATGGAATGTTGAATGAATACACTTATATATTTAGTTCTGAAACTTGTGGAATAGATTCTGTTGGAGGGTTTTACGTGAGAGATTTATTACCAGGAGAAATGATCATTGTAGATCAAAAAAAATCAATTCAATTCTCTCTATTTACAGAAAAAAAAAATACAAAAAAAAGAATATGTTCTTTTGAATATATTTATTTTTCTCGTCCTGATTCTTTAATTGAAAATATAAATGTTTATGAAATTC containing:
- the purF gene encoding amidophosphoribosyltransferase yields the protein MIYQLYPYILNNNDFDKFHDECGIFGIYSPYKVDTFSLIQFGLFALQHRGQEACGFSVLRDGFIISHKSEGLVLDFFRKISNSECYHGNAVIGHTRYSTEGGQSKKNIQPFFGEDPYGKSIISIVHNGNLVNATNIRNKLESKGINFISEYSDSEVILRLIQKYLSESDNSLEKAIQKTTIDIKGAYSVIVLMDNKMAAFRDPNGIRPLCYGMLNEYTYIFSSETCGIDSVGGFYVRDLLPGEMIIVDQKKSIQFSLFTEKKNTKKRICSFEYIYFSRPDSLIENINVYEIREKSGEKLYEQHPVEADVVIGVPDSGVPASIGYSKASGIPFKPILVKNKYIGRSFILPKQEMREKMVNLKLNPILDEIKGKRIVIIDDSIVRGTTSRRLVYILRKAGAKEIHFRSASPPIIGPCYLGVNTPSKKDLISYNYINKKNIEKILNVDSLEFLSMNNLIDILGSIHYCFGCFTGNYPVQKN